The Vibrio coralliilyticus genome segment TGATGAATGTTCGCTCTCATGTCATCGTTGATGCGGCGATAAGCCCGTATCGCCGAGGTGAAATTCCTCTAGCGATGCCTTTCATCAACGCTCTACCAGACAACTCAGTGACGTTACTGGATAAAGGTTTTTATGGTGCAGATTTACTCCTTTCTCTGCAAAACAGTGGAATAAATAGACACTGGCTTCTCCCTGCAAGGAAAGGAGTCAAATATACTCTACTGGATGATAAAGAAAGCTGTGACATGCTGGTGGAGATGAATGTCTCACCGCAGGCTCGTAAAAAGAACCCTAGTCTTCCAGAGAAATGGACAGTCAGAGCCGTCAGTTATGAGGTGCAAGGTAAATCCAAAACGGTGTTTACCTCGCTTCCTAGAGAGCAGTATGACGCCCAATCTGTGGCAGAGCTTTATCATGAAAGATGGGAGATCGAACTAGGTTATCGTGACATTAAGAGTTCGATGCAACACAACGCTTTAGTACTGAGAAGCAAAACAGTCGAACTTGTCTACCAAGAGCTCTGGGGGCTACTACTTGGTTATAACTTGGTAAGGCGAGAAGCAAGTCAAGCCGCAGTAGAGCACGGACGATTACCTAATGAAATCAGTTTTAAGTACGCTTGCCAGTTTATAGCCAGCCAGCTCAAAATGATGAGTAAAGCGGTGTCTTTAGGTAACACGCCGAAACGCTTAAAGAGCCTTCGAGGAGATTTATCTGTCCTCTTTATAGACAAACGCCCTAAGCCAAATCGGCCTAGGGCGGTAAAAATATCAAAGACCCGATACCCTGTAAATCGCTACGC includes the following:
- a CDS encoding IS4 family transposase, which produces MSIQNFFADFLEENPVDVAQLTTFSEHIPDAWVAKAASLSDKATIRRRRLPSDMVLWLIVGMAFFRNEPIAEVARRMNVCADGLADEELLAKSALTQARQRLGKAAPEWLFKQCGKTWGLERYPDDTWQGLQVFAVDGALFRTADTPELREHFGSGNTSSNRQTPHPVLRVVTMMNVRSHVIVDAAISPYRRGEIPLAMPFINALPDNSVTLLDKGFYGADLLLSLQNSGINRHWLLPARKGVKYTLLDDKESCDMLVEMNVSPQARKKNPSLPEKWTVRAVSYEVQGKSKTVFTSLPREQYDAQSVAELYHERWEIELGYRDIKSSMQHNALVLRSKTVELVYQELWGLLLGYNLVRREASQAAVEHGRLPNEISFKYACQFIASQLKMMSKAVSLGNTPKRLKSLRGDLSVLFIDKRPKPNRPRAVKISKTRYPVNRYAAPLK